One Euphorbia lathyris chromosome 1, ddEupLath1.1, whole genome shotgun sequence DNA segment encodes these proteins:
- the LOC136210838 gene encoding mitochondrial import inner membrane translocase subunit TIM14-1-like — translation MATPLITGIAVAAAAYAGKYGIQAWQAFKARPPASKMRRFYEGGFQPVMTKREAALILGVRESFATDKVKEAHRRVMVANHPDAGGSHYLASKINEAKDLMLGKPKSGGSAF, via the exons ATG GCTACACCATTAATAACAGGCATAGCGGTTGCTGCTGCGGCTTATGCTGGTAAGTATGGCATCCAGGCTTGGCAGGCATTCAAGGCAAGACCACCAGCGTCGAAGATGCGCAGATTTTATGAAGGTGGTTTTCAACCTGTTATGACGAAAAGAGAAGCAGCTTTAATCCTCGGAGTCAG AGAAAGCTTTGCAACAGATAAAGTCAAGGAAGCTCATCGGAGGGTGATGGTCGCAAACCATCCAGATGCCGGTGGCAGTCATTACCTTGCTTCGAAAATAAACGAAGCCAAAGACCTTATGCTTGGAAAGCCCAAGAGCGGTGGTTCAGCATTTTAA
- the LOC136210834 gene encoding general transcription and DNA repair factor IIH helicase/translocase subunit XPB1 codes for MGHGEKGRHSKKHKSSKDDHRSTVVEDEDLYYGEEPEDDYRDDNEGKKRDFTKLELKVDHVNRPLWACADGRIFLETFSPLYKQAYDFLIAIAEPVCRPESMHEYNLTPHSLYAAVSVGLETETVIAVLNKLSKTKLPKEMIDFIHASTANYGKVKLVLKKNKYFVESPFPEVLKKLLTDEAISRARISSQAHDGFTISKTAGESGGHHGGLLNEAELAAAAEDKETHAFEIDPAQVENVKQRCLPNALNYPMLEEYDFRNDTVNPDLDMELKPHAQPRPYQEKSLSKMFGNGRARSGIIVLPCGAGKSLVGVSAACRIKKSCLCLATNAVSVDQWAFQFQLWSTIREEQICRFTSDSKERFQGNAGVVVTTYNMVAFGGKRSEESEKIIEEIRNREWGLLLMDEVHVVPAHMFRKVISITKSHCKLGLTATLVREDERITDLNFLIGPKLYEANWLDLVKGGFIANVQCAEVWCPMTKEFFAEYLKKENSKKKQALYVMNPNKFRACEFLIRFHEQQRGDKIIVFADNLFALTEYAMKLRKPMIYGATSHAERTKILQAFKTSKEVNTIFLSKVGDNSIDIPEANVIIQISSHAGSRRQEAQRLGRILRAKGKHQDRMAGGKEEYNAFFYSLVSTDTQEMYYSTKRQQFLIDQGYSFKVITSLPPPDSGPDLSYHHLDEQLSLLAKVLNAGDDAVGLELLEEDADDIALHKARRFMGSMSAMSGAKGMVYMEYSTGRRLAGQGQLKSNKPKDPNKRHQLFKRRYG; via the exons ATGGGACATG GTGAAAAGGGTCGACACAGCAAGAAACATAAATCCTCTAAG GATGATCATAGAAGCACAGTTGTTGAAGACGAAGACCTCTATTACGGCGAAGAGCCGGAGGATGATTATCGCGATG ATAACGAAGGGAAAAAGAGGGATTTTACCAAACTAGAATTGAAGGTAGACCACGTCAATCGACCCCTATGGGCCTGTGCAGATGGGCGCATTTTCCTGGAGACTTTCTCTCCCTTATATAAACAAGCCTATGATTTTCTTATCGCCATTGCCGAGCCAGTTTGCAG GCCTGAGTCTATGCACGAATACAATTTGACCCCACATTCTCTATATGCGGCTGTGTCAGTAGGTCTCGAAACTGAAACTGTAATAGCTGTTTTAAATAAGTTGTCCAAAACAAAGCTGCCGAAGGAGATGATTGATTTCATACATGCTTCTACTGCCAATTATGGCAAAGTCAAGCTTGTGCTGAAGAAGAATAAGTACTTTGTGGAGTCGCCATTTCCCGAG GTACTCAAGAAGTTGTTGACAGATGAAGCTATATCTCGAGCAAGAATTTCATCTCAG GCACATGATGGTTTTACAATCAGCAAAACTGCGGGGGAAAGTGGGGGTCATCATGGTGGATTGCTAAATGaagctgagttggctgctgCAGCAGAAGACAAAGAAACTCACGCATTTGAGATCGATCCTGCTCAG GTTGAAAATGTAAAGCAGCGGTGTTTGCCGAATGCTTTGAATTACCCGATGTTGGAGGAGtatgacttcagaaatgatACT GTCAACCCTGACCTTGACATGGAATTGAAGCCTCATGCTCAACCACGGCCATATCAAGAGAAGAGCTTGAGTAAAATGTTTGGAAATG GTAGAGCAAGATCTGGAATTATAGTGCTGCCTTGTGGTGCTGGAAAGTCTCTAGTTGGTGTTTCAGCAGCATGCCGAATAAAAAAAAGTTGCCTTTGTTTAGCAACAAATGCTGTGTCTGTGGACCAGTGGGCTTTTCAGTTCCAGCTGTGGTCAACCATTCGAGAGGAACAAATTTGTCGATTCACATCTGACAGCAAAGAAAGATTCCAAGGCAATGCTGGGGTAGTGGTGACAACATATAACATGGTTGCTTTTGGCGGTAAACGATCTGAAGAATCTGAAAAGATCATTGAGGAAATAAGAAATAGAGAATGGGGGCTGCTTCTTATGGACGAG GTCCATGTCGTTCCTGCCCATATGTTTCGTAAAGTTATTAGCATCACCAAGTCTCACTGCAAACTTGGGCTTACTG CAACACTTGTGAGAGAAGATGAAAGGATTACAGATTTGAACTTCCTTATTGGTCCAAAATTGTATGAAGCTAATTGGTTGGATCTAGTGAAAGGTGGATTTATAGCAAATGTACAGTGTGCTGAAGTGTGGTGTCCAATGACAAAGGAGTTTTTCGCTGAATATCTTAAAAAAGAGAACTCTAAGAAAAAGCAG GCATTATATGTGATGAACCCCAACAAGTTCAGGGCATGCGAGTTTCTGATACGCTTCCATGAACAGCAGCGTGGCGATAAGATAATTGTCTTTGCTGATAATCTTTTCGCACTTACAGAGTATGCAATGAAACTCCGTAAACCTATGATTTATGGAGCTACCAG CCACGCTGAGAGGACAAAGATTCTTCAAGCTTTCAAAACTAGTAAAGAAGTGAACACAATCTTTCTGTCGAAG GTGGGTGATAACTCAATCGATATTCCGGAGGCCAATGTGATCATTCAGATTTCATCACATGCTGGTTCTAGACGGCAAGAAGCTCAACGATTGGGGCGTATTCTTAGGGCGAAG GGTAAACATCAAGATAGGATGGCAGGGGGCAAAGAAGAGTACAATGCATTTTTCTATTCTCTTGTTTCTACCGATACACAG GAGATGTACTATTCAACCAAAAGGCAACAATTTCTGATTGATCAAGGTTACAGCTTTAAG GTAATAACAAGCTTGCCTCCGCCTGATTCTGGTCCTGATTTGAGCTATCACCATCTCGACGAGCAATTATCACTTCTCGCAAAG GTTTTGAACGCTGGCGATGACGCCGTTGGGCTAGAGCTGTTGGAAGAAGATGCCGATGACATAGCCCTTCATAAGGCACGTCGCTTCATGGGGTCGATGAGTGCAATGTCAGGTGCAAAGGGGATGGTTTATATGGAATACAG CACTGGGCGGAGACTTGCTGGGCAGGGCCAGCTTAAGAGCAACAAACCAAAGGATCCGAACAAGCGACATCAATTGTTCAAGAGAAGGTATGGCTAA